ACTGACGATCGAGACGGTCAGTCGCCGGATCACGGCCATGGAACGCGACGGCATCCTTTCGCGCACAGGAAAGCGCGGGATCGCCCTCCACGATCCCGCGCGCCTCTCCGGACTGGCGGAGAGGTCCTGAGGTCAGTTGAACGCGGCGATCGTCACCACGGCGAGACCCCAGACCACCAGCATCACCGGCAGGATCAGCATCTGGACGGTCGCGTCGCGCCCATCGAGGCGTCCGGTATAGGTCGCGATGCCCCGCCGGCGCAGCTGCCCCAGCGTGAGTGGGGCCTTGCCATCATCCGGCCCGATCCGGGTCCAGATCGCCGGGACGACGAAGAAGCCGGTGATGAAGACGACGAAGATCGCCATCGGGATGATCAGCCCGGGGCTCGCGAAGCCGACCGCCGTGATCGCGAGGAACGCGAACAGCGATGCCGCGAACACGCCGTAGAGTGCGGTCGGCATCTCGAAGCTCCGGTCGACCGGCGGCTGTTCGAAGGCCTGCTCGCGGATGATGGCCTTTTCGGCGAGGGCTTCGCGGAGAAGATGGCGTGACATGGATTGGCTCCTTTCGTTGAGGAGCCTTGTCGCGCGTTTTCGCGCGGTCCGCCTTGATCTCGATCAAATGGCGAAAATCAATTCCAGCGATCGAGGTCTTCGTAGTCGCCCTGCCGCGGTTCGATCCAGTGCCAGCCATCGCTGCGCCGCTCGCGCTTCCAGAACCACGCACCGGCCTTCAGGTGGTCCATCATGAAATCGACCGCGGCGAACGCATCGCGCCGGTGCGTGGCGGCAGCGGCGACGAGCACGATCGCCTCGCCCGGCACCATGGTACCGATCCGGTGCCAGGCGAGCAGGCCGTCGAGCCCGAACCGCTCGGACGCCTCGCCCGCGCGATCCTCGATGCCCGGCAGCGTCAACGGCTCGTAATGCGTGATCTCGAGCGCGCGCACATCCGTATCCGGCCGCACCTTGCCGACGAAGGAGACGATTCCCCCCGCCTGCGGGCTGACTGCGTTGAATGCGGCCAGAGCCTCGCCCACCGAAAGCCCCCTGTCGAGCAGGCGGACATCACGCGGCGTGGCGATTGCGAGCCTAGCCACCGCTGACCGGCGGCAGCAGCGCGACCTCGTCCCCGTCCGACGCGCGGAGTGCGGTCCGGTCGGACAGGACCCTGCCCGCGCAGGCTACGCTGACTCGCGGCTGCGCAACGGCTTCGGCCAAGGCTGGCGGGAGCCTTGCCCGGAGACCTTCCCAGTCGAGCGGCGCGGCGAGTTCCATCGCTTCGCATCCGGCAAGGTCGCGCAATGGGCCGAGGAACAGCACGCGCACGCTCACGCGGCGCCGGTCCGGTTCGCCTTGGTCGGCTGGTCGTGCAACGGCAGGTACTGGCCGGTCACGCCCGGCGTGCGGTCGAGGAAGGCGACCAGCGCGGCCAGCGCTTGCGCATCGTCGGTGGCGGTCACGTTCACGCGGCGTTCGGGCGCATGCCCCCGCGCCAGGTCCCGGGCGAGCGTGCGCCGCCAGTCTGTGTGCTCCCACCCGGCCACGGGAAATGCGACCAGCACGTCCGCGCCACCCAACAGCTTTGCGATCACCGCCGGCAGTTCGTCGGCCA
This genomic interval from Qipengyuania sp. JC766 contains the following:
- a CDS encoding molybdenum cofactor biosynthesis protein MoaE, with protein sequence MARLAIATPRDVRLLDRGLSVGEALAAFNAVSPQAGGIVSFVGKVRPDTDVRALEITHYEPLTLPGIEDRAGEASERFGLDGLLAWHRIGTMVPGEAIVLVAAAATHRRDAFAAVDFMMDHLKAGAWFWKRERRSDGWHWIEPRQGDYEDLDRWN
- a CDS encoding MoaD/ThiS family protein, encoding MSVRVLFLGPLRDLAGCEAMELAAPLDWEGLRARLPPALAEAVAQPRVSVACAGRVLSDRTALRASDGDEVALLPPVSGG
- a CDS encoding Rossmann fold domain-containing protein, which translates into the protein MSGCVVHHANAGGEDPVQAAARFLADELPAVIAKLLGGADVLVAFPVAGWEHTDWRRTLARDLARGHAPERRVNVTATDDAQALAALVAFLDRTPGVTGQYLPLHDQPTKANRTGAA